The following are encoded in a window of Aerococcus sanguinicola genomic DNA:
- a CDS encoding DUF924 family protein, which produces MSIEAVLNFWFEELGPEQWFNGGESVDQAIADRFSQLHQEVKDGEHADWRESLRGRLAEIIVLDQFSRNLYRGSGQAYAQDDMALALAQECIRLEDLSSLSPEARSFIYMPFMHSESLVIHDQAMELFSSEEALANNLKYEKAHYEIIEKYGRYPYRNETLGRENTPEEEEYLKHNKGF; this is translated from the coding sequence ATGTCAATCGAAGCAGTTTTAAATTTTTGGTTTGAAGAATTGGGTCCGGAGCAGTGGTTTAATGGTGGTGAAAGCGTAGACCAAGCCATTGCCGACCGCTTTAGCCAGCTCCACCAGGAAGTCAAAGACGGTGAACATGCGGATTGGCGGGAAAGCCTGCGCGGACGCTTGGCAGAAATTATTGTCCTGGACCAATTTTCCAGAAATCTCTATCGGGGGAGTGGCCAAGCTTATGCCCAAGACGATATGGCGCTCGCCCTGGCCCAAGAATGCATCCGGCTGGAAGACCTCTCTTCGCTCAGTCCAGAAGCTCGCAGTTTCATCTACATGCCCTTCATGCACTCCGAATCCCTCGTCATCCACGACCAAGCCATGGAACTCTTCTCCTCAGAAGAAGCCCTAGCCAACAATCTAAAGTATGAAAAAGCCCACTATGAAATCATTGAAAAATACGGCCGCTACCCTTACCGCAATGAGACACTAGGCCGGGAAAACACACCCGAAGAAGAAGAATATTTGAAACATAATAAGGGTTTCTAA
- a CDS encoding nucleoid-associated protein: MIQIRDAILHIYDVNTSEPILSQAALDFRDETIIHYVDCKVNQVMQTGKQKNGVIPETAPIYENLQSLARDFQATTRPMTSKFFQILRLNPDIPPADLLWVSIVLNDFPFVGMFKLNHNESFTHFVATDEEVLRNDLIVHRSILPKAKQAIDEGFLYCPTTSEYFLIEKNHLMEETGERMPYLSEVFLGIEANLNMNENIKIIRKGVEKTAKHYNEADYQALAEAKDILYHAVYDDQEFDNRKLADQLYGDNVSQKQTYLRETEEMGMIHQQAASPDMLSAKMQRQKLKFDNGIELTIPLELFNDPEVVEIKNNPDGTIGIELKNIESIKNMF; this comes from the coding sequence ATGATTCAAATTCGGGATGCTATCCTCCATATTTACGATGTCAACACCAGTGAACCCATCCTCTCCCAAGCGGCTTTAGACTTTCGGGATGAGACTATTATTCACTATGTCGACTGCAAGGTGAACCAGGTCATGCAGACAGGCAAGCAGAAGAATGGTGTGATCCCTGAAACGGCGCCCATCTATGAGAACCTTCAGAGCCTGGCTAGGGACTTCCAAGCAACGACCCGACCCATGACCTCTAAATTCTTCCAGATCCTGCGCCTAAATCCGGACATCCCACCGGCAGACCTACTATGGGTATCGATTGTGCTCAATGATTTTCCCTTCGTCGGGATGTTCAAGTTGAACCACAATGAATCCTTCACCCACTTTGTCGCAACGGATGAGGAGGTCCTGCGCAATGATTTAATTGTCCACCGGTCCATCCTGCCCAAGGCCAAACAAGCCATTGATGAGGGCTTTCTCTATTGTCCGACGACAAGCGAGTACTTCCTGATTGAAAAAAATCATTTGATGGAAGAAACGGGCGAGCGGATGCCTTATTTGAGCGAAGTCTTCTTGGGAATCGAAGCCAATCTCAATATGAATGAAAACATTAAAATTATAAGAAAAGGCGTTGAAAAGACGGCCAAGCATTACAATGAAGCAGACTACCAAGCTCTGGCAGAGGCTAAAGATATTCTCTACCACGCGGTTTATGACGACCAAGAGTTCGATAACCGCAAACTGGCTGACCAGCTCTACGGCGACAATGTCAGCCAGAAACAGACCTATCTGCGGGAAACTGAAGAAATGGGAATGATTCACCAACAAGCTGCCAGTCCAGACATGCTATCGGCCAAAATGCAGCGTCAAAAACTTAAATTCGACAACGGCATTGAATTGACCATTCCTCTTGAGCTCTTCAATGACCCTGAAGTGGTGGAAATTAAGAATAATCCGGATGGGACCATTGGCATCGAATTGAAGAATATTGAAAGTATCAAAAATATGTTCTAA
- a CDS encoding ECF transporter S component yields MKIPKLDLDLVRYPNFQQLSLTRRLTNLSLWVAVAVVGRVLVSGLPNVQPVTDMVILAVPLFGLSGGLIVATLIMLLSNLILGMGPWTLGQILAYGAVVLISYLLMKLGLFKYPLAVLAWSLVAGYCYGLIVSYMMLILFGLGMPFWTYYLAGLPYDTGHALGNLAFMLILVPICQRLIREKIL; encoded by the coding sequence ATGAAAATACCCAAATTAGACCTGGACCTGGTCCGCTATCCAAACTTCCAGCAGCTCTCATTAACCCGTCGTTTGACCAATCTGAGCCTCTGGGTAGCAGTTGCCGTGGTGGGACGGGTCTTAGTCAGTGGCCTGCCTAATGTCCAACCTGTGACGGATATGGTCATCCTAGCTGTGCCACTCTTTGGCCTGTCAGGGGGCTTAATTGTCGCCACCCTCATCATGCTTCTCAGCAACCTCATCCTCGGTATGGGACCTTGGACCCTGGGGCAGATCCTAGCCTATGGGGCGGTCGTCTTGATCAGCTACCTCTTAATGAAGCTAGGCCTCTTCAAATACCCCCTAGCCGTCCTCGCCTGGTCCCTAGTCGCAGGCTACTGTTACGGCCTCATTGTCAGCTACATGATGCTCATCCTCTTCGGCCTAGGCATGCCCTTCTGGACCTACTACCTAGCCGGCCTCCCTTACGACACCGGCCACGCCCTAGGCAACCTCGCCTTCATGCTTATCCTAGTCCCCATCTGCCAACGCCTCATCCGCGAAAAAATATTGTAA
- a CDS encoding M3 family oligoendopeptidase, which translates to MTYPNTWQLDDLYPGGVEGSAFKESLEAAKIEKELLSKKVKAFEAKGEAADQALYQLIQDLEGLEEELVTLDSFAQMAADTDIQAEVPVLALDRVGQLLESFDGLALNFDQKLLAWSEEEWQDLLASPVLAPYRFHLEERRREASQALDPKTERLLLALDRDGIEAWSQTYDSLVACLHIQPEGSKTTYSVGQAMNHMLDDPDPKKRAAFFKAWEAAFTEMGPVFARILNHLAGYRMTEQKAHGDDFLEEPLRQNRMTYHTLGAMWEAVDAARPDLLQFLKTKQKLLQLDKLNWQDIAAPLTLSDSQVQRYTWEEACQFVVDHFRKTSEEMADFADQALKAGWVEAEDRPGKRPGGYCTEPLANGESRIFMTFTGSAQDVSTLAHELGHAFHSYVMRDLSTWQQGYAMNVAETASTLAENLIASSQLAEAKDPGQRLQLLNAKLENTTAMFMDIRARYLFEKNFYSERQAGYVGEERLNQLMVSAQREAFAGALDSYHPHFWASKLHFFISDVPFYNFPYSFGYLFSQGILAELMKDPDHFTERYVALLRDTAVMTVEDLAAKHLGVDLTQIDFWQEGVALALQDVRAFVHEGQAYLENNQ; encoded by the coding sequence ATGACTTATCCAAACACTTGGCAGCTCGACGACCTCTACCCAGGCGGGGTGGAAGGGTCAGCTTTTAAGGAAAGCCTTGAAGCTGCCAAAATTGAAAAAGAACTTTTAAGTAAGAAAGTGAAAGCTTTTGAAGCGAAAGGCGAAGCAGCGGACCAAGCCCTCTACCAACTCATCCAAGACTTGGAAGGCCTGGAAGAGGAACTAGTGACCCTGGATAGCTTTGCCCAAATGGCAGCGGATACTGATATTCAAGCAGAGGTGCCAGTCTTAGCCCTCGACCGGGTGGGCCAACTTCTGGAGAGCTTCGACGGGCTTGCTTTAAACTTTGACCAAAAGCTCCTTGCCTGGTCTGAAGAAGAATGGCAAGACCTCTTGGCGAGTCCAGTGCTTGCGCCTTACCGCTTCCATTTAGAAGAGCGCCGCCGGGAAGCTAGTCAGGCCTTGGACCCTAAGACAGAACGTTTGCTTTTGGCCTTGGACCGCGATGGTATCGAAGCTTGGTCCCAGACCTATGATAGCCTGGTCGCCTGCCTTCATATCCAACCTGAAGGCAGCAAGACCACATATTCAGTCGGCCAGGCCATGAACCATATGCTGGATGATCCGGATCCCAAGAAACGGGCAGCTTTCTTCAAGGCCTGGGAAGCCGCTTTTACTGAAATGGGGCCGGTTTTTGCCCGCATTCTAAACCACCTGGCAGGCTACCGGATGACTGAGCAGAAGGCCCACGGGGACGACTTTCTCGAGGAGCCTCTGCGCCAGAACCGGATGACCTACCATACTTTAGGAGCCATGTGGGAAGCGGTAGACGCGGCTCGTCCGGACCTCCTGCAATTCCTTAAGACCAAACAAAAATTATTGCAACTGGATAAGTTGAATTGGCAAGACATCGCTGCACCCTTGACCCTCAGTGACAGCCAGGTTCAGCGCTATACTTGGGAAGAAGCCTGCCAATTTGTTGTAGACCACTTCCGGAAGACTAGTGAAGAAATGGCGGACTTTGCGGACCAAGCCCTCAAGGCAGGCTGGGTGGAAGCGGAAGACCGGCCAGGTAAGCGTCCAGGCGGTTACTGCACGGAGCCCCTGGCCAATGGCGAATCGCGGATCTTTATGACCTTCACCGGGTCTGCCCAAGATGTGAGTACCCTAGCCCATGAGTTGGGCCACGCCTTCCATTCCTATGTCATGCGGGACTTATCGACCTGGCAGCAGGGCTATGCCATGAATGTGGCGGAGACTGCTTCTACCTTGGCAGAAAACTTGATTGCGAGCAGCCAATTAGCGGAAGCCAAAGACCCTGGCCAGCGTCTCCAATTGCTCAACGCCAAACTGGAGAACACGACAGCTATGTTTATGGATATCCGAGCCCGCTATCTCTTTGAGAAGAATTTTTATAGTGAACGTCAGGCCGGCTATGTGGGGGAAGAGCGTCTGAACCAGCTCATGGTATCGGCTCAGCGCGAAGCCTTTGCGGGCGCACTGGATAGCTATCACCCGCATTTCTGGGCCAGCAAGCTGCATTTCTTTATTTCAGATGTGCCTTTTTACAACTTCCCTTATAGCTTTGGCTATCTCTTTAGCCAGGGGATTTTGGCCGAATTGATGAAAGATCCGGACCACTTCACTGAACGTTATGTGGCCCTCTTGCGGGATACGGCGGTGATGACCGTCGAAGATTTGGCGGCTAAACACTTAGGCGTTGACCTGACCCAGATCGATTTCTGGCAGGAAGGCGTCGCGCTAGCCCTCCAAGATGTCCGTGCCTTTGTCCACGAAGGGCAAGCTTATTTAGAAAACAATCAATAG
- a CDS encoding bifunctional folylpolyglutamate synthase/dihydrofolate synthase yields the protein MDYETLEELLPLAEEGKMVLGLDTMAQLMADLGNPQDHLPTIHIAGTNGKGSAAMMLATILEEAGYKVGLYTSPSIMSFNERIMVNRVPISDEAIIRAAQAIKGSCERLDLHLTEFEVYTAMAWLIFADQDCDLIVLEVGLGGRLDATNLVKAPLLTLLMKIAFDHVGILGHTLGEIAGEKAGIIKAGRPVISYPQDPEAQAVIQARAKEMGAPYLEVDPDDIQDLPSNQARKQVFSYKGQTWQLNLLEAHQLQNASVVLEAVESLRQQGYPISDQALARGLDQVKWQARFEIMHDQPTIVVDGSHNLDGVSQLKLNLERYFPDQRIVAIMGMLADKDVTHAVAEIAPILDQIVTVRPNTPRALSAQELRNKIVSIYPEQYDTIVPAVSYEDAFTIAMDLLDEDAVLVIFGSFYYVGYMRNLINKKLGNDI from the coding sequence ATGGATTATGAAACATTAGAAGAGCTCTTACCCCTAGCCGAAGAAGGGAAAATGGTTCTCGGCTTGGATACCATGGCTCAATTAATGGCAGACTTGGGCAATCCCCAAGATCACTTGCCCACTATCCACATTGCTGGAACCAATGGCAAGGGATCAGCGGCTATGATGCTAGCAACAATTCTAGAAGAAGCGGGCTATAAAGTGGGGCTTTATACCTCACCCTCCATCATGTCCTTCAATGAGCGGATCATGGTCAACCGGGTGCCTATCTCCGATGAAGCGATTATTCGGGCAGCTCAGGCTATCAAGGGGTCCTGTGAGCGCTTGGACCTCCACCTGACAGAGTTTGAAGTCTATACTGCCATGGCTTGGTTAATCTTTGCCGACCAGGATTGCGATCTGATTGTTCTGGAGGTAGGGCTGGGGGGCCGCTTGGATGCGACCAACCTGGTGAAAGCACCTCTTCTGACCTTGCTGATGAAGATTGCCTTCGACCATGTCGGTATCTTAGGTCATACTTTAGGGGAAATCGCTGGTGAAAAAGCAGGCATTATTAAAGCCGGCCGCCCCGTGATTTCCTACCCTCAGGATCCTGAAGCCCAAGCTGTTATCCAAGCTAGGGCGAAAGAAATGGGTGCGCCGTATTTAGAAGTTGATCCTGACGACATCCAAGACCTGCCTAGCAACCAAGCCCGTAAGCAAGTCTTTAGCTATAAGGGACAGACTTGGCAGCTTAACCTCCTGGAAGCCCACCAATTGCAGAATGCTAGTGTGGTCCTGGAGGCTGTCGAGAGCTTGCGCCAGCAGGGCTATCCCATTTCTGACCAAGCCCTTGCCCGAGGCCTGGACCAAGTGAAATGGCAAGCCCGTTTTGAAATTATGCACGACCAGCCCACCATTGTTGTCGATGGTTCGCATAATTTAGATGGGGTCAGCCAGCTTAAGCTCAATCTCGAGCGCTATTTTCCCGACCAACGCATCGTTGCCATTATGGGCATGCTGGCGGATAAGGACGTGACCCATGCGGTTGCTGAGATTGCTCCGATCCTGGATCAGATTGTGACTGTCCGTCCCAATACGCCCCGCGCTTTAAGTGCTCAAGAACTCAGGAATAAAATCGTTTCCATATACCCTGAACAATATGATACAATAGTCCCAGCTGTTTCTTATGAAGACGCCTTCACAATAGCAATGGATCTCTTGGATGAGGACGCCGTCTTGGTAATTTTTGGGAGTTTCTATTATGTAGGCTATATGAGAAATCTAATTAATAAGAAGTTAGGAAATGATATTTAA
- the folE gene encoding GTP cyclohydrolase I FolE, translating into MDKVKIEQAIRDLLIGIGEDPDREGLQETPKRVAKMYAELLDGYQRTPAQHMEKQFTAEDSELVLVKDIPFHSMCEHHLLPFYGVGHIAYVPGADKVVGLSKLARILEDISLRLQLQEQITTEVAHTIADNLEVEGVFVVLEAEHMCMSIRGVHKEGASTVTKSALGCFKENSELRKEVLSMIRA; encoded by the coding sequence ATGGATAAAGTAAAGATTGAACAAGCAATTCGTGACTTATTAATCGGGATTGGGGAAGACCCCGACCGGGAAGGTTTGCAGGAAACGCCGAAACGGGTGGCTAAGATGTATGCTGAACTCTTGGATGGTTACCAAAGAACCCCCGCCCAACACATGGAAAAGCAATTCACGGCTGAAGACAGTGAACTAGTCTTAGTCAAGGATATTCCCTTCCATTCTATGTGTGAGCACCACCTCTTGCCCTTCTACGGGGTTGGCCATATTGCCTATGTACCCGGAGCAGACAAGGTAGTTGGCTTAAGCAAACTGGCGCGAATCTTAGAGGATATCAGCCTCCGTCTCCAATTACAGGAACAGATCACGACAGAAGTGGCGCATACGATTGCTGATAATCTCGAAGTGGAAGGGGTCTTCGTTGTACTTGAAGCAGAGCACATGTGCATGTCCATCCGTGGCGTCCACAAAGAAGGGGCTTCTACCGTCACCAAATCTGCTCTCGGTTGCTTTAAGGAAAACTCTGAACTGCGTAAAGAAGTCCTATCGATGATTCGAGCTTAG
- the folB gene encoding dihydroneopterin aldolase — protein sequence MKKDCIYLNGLNFYAYHGLFPEETKLGQRFIVDLALYLDLSRAGQTDQMTDSAHYGEVYDSVKRVVEGEPFKLIERLAQAIADEVLASQALVDALQVKVTKPDPPIPGHYDSVAVEIYRERH from the coding sequence GTGAAAAAAGATTGCATTTATTTAAATGGTTTAAATTTCTATGCCTACCACGGTCTCTTTCCTGAAGAGACCAAACTTGGCCAGCGTTTCATCGTTGACCTGGCTCTCTACTTGGATCTGAGCCGGGCCGGTCAGACGGACCAAATGACTGATAGTGCCCACTATGGCGAGGTCTATGACAGTGTCAAGCGTGTTGTCGAAGGGGAGCCCTTCAAGCTGATTGAACGTCTGGCCCAAGCCATTGCCGATGAGGTCCTGGCTAGCCAAGCTTTAGTGGACGCCTTGCAGGTCAAGGTCACCAAGCCCGATCCACCGATTCCGGGCCACTACGATTCAGTCGCTGTTGAGATTTACCGTGAACGTCATTAG
- the folK gene encoding 2-amino-4-hydroxy-6-hydroxymethyldihydropteridine diphosphokinase, whose protein sequence is MPVETHHAYIALGSNIEPRREFLNRAIKALDRNESTSVVQKSHIYETVPKGYADQADFLNMVLEVETTCDPFALLGIAQQIEDDLNRVRTIKNGPRTIDVDLLAYEDQIIDHEILELPHPRIQERAFVLFPMAEIAADFVLPGTGQTIQALRDALPEAEKADVRIYE, encoded by the coding sequence ATGCCAGTTGAAACCCACCATGCCTATATTGCCCTGGGGTCTAACATTGAGCCGCGCCGGGAGTTTTTGAACCGGGCGATTAAGGCTTTGGACCGGAATGAATCCACCTCTGTTGTCCAAAAGTCCCACATCTATGAAACGGTACCCAAGGGCTATGCCGACCAAGCAGACTTCTTGAATATGGTTCTCGAAGTCGAAACCACCTGCGATCCCTTCGCCTTATTAGGGATTGCCCAGCAGATTGAAGATGATCTCAACCGGGTGCGGACGATTAAGAACGGGCCACGAACTATTGACGTGGACCTGCTTGCTTATGAAGACCAAATTATTGACCATGAAATTTTAGAATTGCCCCATCCTCGCATTCAAGAGCGCGCCTTTGTCCTCTTCCCCATGGCAGAGATTGCAGCGGACTTTGTCTTACCTGGTACGGGTCAGACCATCCAAGCCCTGCGTGATGCCCTGCCTGAAGCTGAAAAGGCGGATGTCCGGATTTACGAATAG
- a CDS encoding Asp23/Gls24 family envelope stress response protein, with protein MAEEIKQENDLNFDAQAIETIASRAVLEVDGVLTTQGNAFNTALSQAANFADQVKEKTQESFSDDDQGDKQEGQDQEEDKGHEEGDHYQDGVNAEVGNVEVAVDLDIVVAYGKEIPKIFDEIVENVSKRIHEATGLEVVEVNVNVRDIMTEEDYRKVHYKQFPDD; from the coding sequence ATGGCTGAAGAAATCAAGCAAGAAAATGATTTAAATTTTGATGCGCAAGCGATTGAAACAATTGCGAGCCGTGCCGTTCTAGAAGTCGATGGGGTCCTAACTACTCAAGGGAACGCCTTCAATACGGCCTTGTCCCAAGCCGCTAACTTCGCTGACCAAGTTAAAGAAAAAACTCAAGAAAGCTTCTCTGATGACGACCAAGGGGATAAGCAAGAAGGTCAAGATCAAGAAGAAGACAAGGGACATGAAGAAGGGGACCACTACCAAGACGGCGTGAACGCTGAAGTTGGTAATGTGGAAGTTGCCGTGGACCTCGATATTGTCGTGGCTTATGGTAAGGAAATTCCTAAGATCTTCGATGAAATTGTTGAAAATGTCAGCAAACGTATCCATGAAGCAACGGGTTTAGAAGTTGTGGAAGTGAATGTCAATGTTCGCGATATCATGACGGAAGAAGACTATCGCAAGGTTCACTACAAACAATTTCCTGATGACTAA
- a CDS encoding dehydrogenase produces the protein MVAYNNDDGLSFGKPLHAIDVGDTFTMTERFRERDILLYMGVTNDINPRYLKTEEAHQVVDLETVIPPIALMGAITRTVSMHFPGPGSMLVEMNFTINKAIRHDSTITYHFEVIRIEEWRGYVTIHVIGNNETTGEDRVLDAMLMVLPPEEALTDQPKIIDSSELKRVDGGDVNSD, from the coding sequence ATGGTGGCTTATAATAATGATGATGGTTTGTCTTTTGGCAAGCCTCTGCATGCGATTGATGTGGGGGATACGTTTACCATGACGGAGCGTTTTCGGGAGCGGGATATTCTCCTCTACATGGGGGTAACGAATGATATTAATCCCCGCTATTTGAAGACGGAGGAGGCCCACCAGGTGGTTGATCTGGAGACGGTGATTCCTCCGATTGCCTTGATGGGGGCGATTACGCGGACGGTTTCTATGCATTTCCCGGGGCCGGGGTCCATGTTGGTAGAGATGAATTTCACGATTAATAAGGCTATCCGCCACGATTCGACCATTACCTATCATTTTGAAGTGATCCGGATCGAGGAATGGCGGGGTTACGTGACCATCCATGTCATCGGCAATAATGAAACCACCGGGGAGGACCGGGTCCTGGATGCCATGCTGATGGTTCTTCCGCCCGAAGAAGCCCTGACTGACCAACCCAAAATTATTGATTCGAGTGAATTGAAGCGTGTCGATGGAGGCGATGTAAACAGTGACTAA